Sequence from the Cucumis sativus cultivar 9930 chromosome 1, Cucumber_9930_V3, whole genome shotgun sequence genome:
TATTGGTCACTATTTGTCCTgttaaaccaaaaaagaaaaggaaatgattcagttttcttgttttttctacGTGATCGATCCCAAAATTCAATCCAATTAccataaaagaaaggaaaaatgagcTTACTTTCAGGAAGAACCAAAGAGGAGAAAGGAAACCAGAGGATTAAACAGAGTAGCTCCAGTGGTTGCAATGATTCTCTTCTTGCATTCTGCTCTAAGATCAGTAGAACAATTCCTGTTGCTATGGAGGCCGCTATGGTCGTAAGCCATAGATCCAAGCTCAAAGGTTTCAAGAAAACCCACATACTACGATGCATGTTGTGTTTGATTGGGACGAGCATTGTCACTCCCGAGTCAGTATACGGCAATGAGAAATCTACGAGGTTGGCTCGGCTGGCCACAATAGTAATATCTCCTACGACCGCATCAAATTTATTCTAGTACccaaaaaattaacataatatCAGAATAATTATCGTATTACTCTGTTCAAAGCATTGTTGATTGTCCAATGAAGATAGAGTCATGTTATTCAAGTAATTAGATTTTTAGCTTCTTCATAAGAAATGAGCGGAATATTGAGAAATTTTGACAGTTGTAAAGAAATATGATGGTTACGACGATCAACATTCGAATCGAATCGAATCTTGATCAtgatatgtaaaaaaataaaagaaaaaaacactaaatGTATATCCTCTccagttttgaaaatttagggaGGACAAGCTATGGACGCAAATTGTGGGACTGAACGGAGGACATGGCCACAAAGCAATAACTctgatgaaaataaaattggagaGCACTGACCTTCTCCCTCTCGGCGAGTTGGTGGAGGAGGTCATCATATATAACAGAGTTGTCCCCGGCGTCATCTTTGAAGAGTTCAAATTCATAAGGAAGAGGGAAAGGCAAAGCATCAGCAACAGCTCTAAAGACATCTATACAAAACCCAGTAAAATTAAGCTCCCCAGTTTGAGGGTTTCTAGTTACATCCAAGAACTCATTGAACCCCTGTTTCTTTGGAACGCctattctaaatttttcaCCATCAGCAGGCACAGCCCATCCTCTTGGTGCAGTTATGGAGTCACCAGGCCATATGATCTTCTTCAACTTACTAACTGAAGTTGAGTATTTTTCATTAGGTTTCTTATTCGCTATGTTTTGACAAATCCCTTCTTCAGGATTCCAATACCCAATCAATCTCTCTGCTCTTCCAATCatattgaatatttcaaaagcCGATGGCTGTAAATGCCCATTCACCAAATGGAAATCCCCACTTAAACccttaaatttgatattcaaCATCTCCTTCAACAACATTGGACCCACTTCCGAAACCCTCAAATTCGCAATATCTGTTTTCCCTTCTACATCACTACCCCGACCCTTAAGAAATCCTAAATTACTCACATCCCCAATCCTCTCCGCCGCCATAGCCAAAGCCCAAATAGTATCATAAGCCCACAAGCCATAGATGTTTAACTCAGGCGCCGACCATTTCCATCTCCTTTTGAAATTCTCCAAAGCTTCTGAAGCAGGAAAATGCGGACGTATCCCCAAAACACCCTCCATTGATTTGATAACCGAAGGATCCATAGCGTCAAGACAATTAGAGAGGGTATTGGTGAGAAGCCAAGCATAACCTTCAGTCATCATTCCAGCTTTTTCCACAAGCGGAAACAGAGCAGACCCAAATGGAGAAGTGACATGCACCAAGAAAACTCTTGTCTGTCTTTTCTTCATCTTATGGAGGTGTTGGGAGATTTCGTAAGGATCCATGGAGGTGGGTATGGCATATTTGAAAGAGACACGAATGTTTGATTCTTGAAGTGCATCGGTGAGGAAAGGGATGAGGCCTCTGCCGTATTCCGTGTCTTCATAGATGAGAACGAGGTCGTGCCAACCGAATCCTTGGACGATGGTGGTGATGGCTTGGACTTGAGAAGAATCGTTTTGAGCAGTTCGAACGAAGAAGGGGCTGTGCGATGGAGAAATAGAGAGACTTGTAGCTGAAAATGAAACGATGGGGACGTGGGCTTTTTCGCCTAGCTTTATCATAAACGTTGCCTCGCCGGAACTCTCTGGCCCTATTATCGCATGTACTTTCTCGTTCTTCACTAAATCCACCACTGCAAACATCCATGTGTACATATATTATCAACAAATCTATAAAGTTTACAGTAGTCATAACTTTAAAgtttttcttccctctctaatttcaagttttaaacctacattttaaaatatgttatatagtttgtttgaattgactttgtaatacacattttttttcacttacaaacatttattgaaatacttaaaaaactcatttgaaatacatttttaaattataggtTTTCTTGACAACCACATATTATAGAAGTTTAGTTTAAACACCCTCCtgttataagaaaaaagaaataaaaatgaaccatgctatttttgaatgaaaacttGTTTGGCCAAAAtactattcttttaatttgatttcccTTTTCCTTGGTAACTTCCAAACTAAGTATTAGGAAAGCATTATCGTAATGTTACTGTGTAAAGTTACAAAGCTTTAGAATATACAAATTAGCTTTGTGGTTGATTTCTTGATTAaaccactttttcttttcttgattgTAATAGAAAGATTTAGTTTGCATTTTTTTCATGCTAGAAAagtatatttcatttaaaagttatagtgctgttttaattgttttaagtGAAATAGTTACATGTTTAATAATCATTATGGcagaaattaattgaaattaatacGAACTACGAGGatgtattttcattttaaaatcttaataattCTAGTCtaaaacaatcatttattgcttttaacaataattatgGAAAACATGATTGGGgataattttctataaatatttataaaaatagggttgtttaataagaaattataagaataaagTGGTTTGGAAAactattgtaaaaaataggtgAGTTGTTGAAATTTGACGAAGTCATATAGCTCATACACGACTTCTTTACTGTACACGTCAATACATTTGACCAGTTTGCTCCACGTATGGACCAGTTTGACCCACGTGGAGTCCACGTGGTGATGACCGAAGTCGTGCACCGAGTACACGActtcctaaaaaaattaagtattattattattattattattatcattattattatgattagaATTATTAGGGTTATTagggttattttaaaaaataatgtgttttctataaatatttacaaaaatagggTTTACtcttggttttttatttagtcAAATATGATTTAAGAAGCCtgcaacaaaaattaaattattttatcaacctaataataaaatcaaataattaattaaatatttttaacaacaaaatcgTGTACTCGGtctacaattttaaataaatatacctTACGACGAAAATATTAAacagaaaaaggaagaacaaaagaggaagaggaaagatgaagagaggaagaggaaattAGAAATTGGAAGGAGAGAGAACgaaagaggaaaaggaaaggtgaagagaggaagagaaaatttgaaattggaaggGAGAACGAAATAAGAAGAGGAAAGAtagaagagaggaagaggaaataaGAAATTGGAAGGAGGGATGAcgaaagaggaagaggaagagaaaataagaatttaaaacACGCAATGAAGGCAGAAGGAAggaaaattagggtttttaaaCACTTGTGAACCTGTGAACCCTACGTTCACGCGTGAACACTATGGTTGATCGTACTGTTGACTGTTGACTGATCGTACGAAAGTCGTGTACCTGATACACGACTTCGACCCCTACGCGGCAAAATGTACCAGTTATATAGGAGTCGTGTACCGACTCCAGTCAGAAAACATGGGTCGAGTCCACGACTCCAGTCAGATATCGTAGGCCTGGTCTACGACACCATTGAAGTTTATTGAAGTTGTGTAccgggtacacgacttcagtcacctacttttgcaatttatttcACAATCACCCTAATTTTGTGGTTAGTTTTTAAgaacacattatttttaaaaaaaatccatataTAAGACTCTTGAAATGCTTgataaaatcatttcatttttttccttttaaaatatttaagaaaaaaaaacttacaaatttTAGTTGGACAATGAGAGTATGTTGTATATAATTGTTATCATCCAAACCATTCAAGTCATAGACAAAGATAGCATTGTTAGGAATTCTAATTAAGAGCGtagcaatatttaaaaaaaattataaatagaacATAATCTATCAAAAGATTACGAGagtcaattttaaatttaaattatttcatacatatataattttttaaaatattttgttatatttattaatattttgaattcactCGTCGAATATACTTACAACTTTTTGACATCTTTTCTTGAGCAATGATTGgtgaaaattatgaaacaaCGTCTATGTTATACAAGTATCCTTAAACGACTTGTTGTTCTACTACCATGCATTTTGCTTTCAATCCTTATTTTTTAACTCTTGCTATTTGCTAGCTCCCTACTAATAAAAAGAACTGAGAACAAAAGTAACTAAGAAAAAAGTCCGAAATGAAAAGACCACAAACCtaaagagggagagaaaacAACGATATCTCACTccacatatatacacacaacGTTACAGTAATGTAAAGTGCACGAAACTTCAAAACATATAtctatttgaaaagttgttaaaaattcaattggTGTATTTGAAAAGGATGACAACCAACTCTCAATCGGTTTTCTTGacataaattattaaagtaaaatcatatatatgcATGTTGCATGTTATAGTTTGTGGGCATGATCAGACACACACGTAGTATgactaaacaaaaaataaataatgaaggGTTAAAagaaggatatatatatatatatatagtttttgtttgagCTCACCGGCAGAGGTTGCAGCAACCATGTCTTGTGAATCTCTAAAATGTAGAACCAACTTATTACgataatttgaatgaaatgcATAAAAATCGGTGAGTGCCATATAGATGCATTTTTGTGCAGCAACACCAATGGATGGACTCACTTCATCAACAACTGCACCTACATGTATCAAATTCACTTTTCTACTTCTTgtcttattttcattatttagttcttcctcttctcgatggccttcaattttttttccccaaatcaacaaaaaaccaaacatcaacaaaaacattactaataacaatgaaacttttctcatcttcatcatctatCGTAAGTGTCTTTAGGCCTCTCtttacctttttatttatagagatGTAAACAGTACTGAATTTTTGGGAATTTTCTTGTAACGGTATATTCGGAATTtggaaaagataaagaaaCCTAGTGGAAAACTCATACCCTTTTTCACTATCCATCCAACGTCTGCAATTACCTCATTCTTGACTTCCACAAATATATTgggtcttttattttttaaataaatacataatttgtTGTGTTGTGATGACAACGAAGATTCCATGGGTTTTCCCTTGAATAAGATGGGATTTTTTACTTCCATTGTTGGCACAAGGTGACAAATTACTACTACATGTATATGCAATTTCATGGAAAATTATGTATAGCATCTTACGGGGGTTATTTGGACAAAGGgggtgttttttaaaaaaaaattgaaagaaaaaggggtgttttaaaaaaaaaaaaaaaaaaaaaaaaaactggaagaagaggtgttttcaaaactatttgggtaaaattattctttttaaatattattattatgattattattattattattattattattattattattattattattattattattattattattattattattattattattatatttagacAATTCTCATTTTCTAAACACAGCTTTTGAGTAAATTCGTTGTAATTAACTATTCTAAAAGGCCAAAAGCTACATTTTGCTTTACTTATTGGTGAAGGCATGCAGGTGACTGTTCCCATCATCCATgagagaaaattatttaaatcaccCACCAAatcagaaaataaaattattatgtagccttttatatttttaatttagaaaagtgttaaaaacaatatcaaatttttaactaataggaagattgaaaaatcaaactaaattaaaccaaacccatgacaaaaagaaaattagcataaatcttttttatcGTAAAAtcgataaatttgatttaattattgattaacACTAAAACGGAGAAAACTGAACCAAATATCacctatttcatttattaaacaagaataatagaaaatttccTAGACAACACACCGACAAACTATTTAGCAAACCCCACTTCACATGTCATTGTATTGATgaacaatgacaaaacaagaaagaacaaattaaaattttcttctttgtcgTTGATGTGTGTCTAATGATGCTTCATCATCATTTCGTTagtaatttttcttcacaCCATTAAATTATTCCTATCaagtttacaatttttaaCCAACTATAgaattgtctttattttaatttggggAATCATATATGTAGTTTGTAATCCGGGTTggaattattttcaaatcatattACATCTTGTAATTAATAATCTAATGCCCCCCACAACTACTTTTGTGACTTAATCACATAAAATAACAACACTAGGCGTATTCTAAAAGCAAATAAGATTGGGGATggatttttccattttttaaaccTATAGTGCATGATGGCAATGGCCATTTTGgtgattaattaatgatatatatggTGTTCTCTTTTGAACAAATTACTACCTGTTTTAGAAAGACTTTTGATTGATcacataatttaataaaattttaggggTCAGATTTCGCAGTTTCTTTGCTTGGGATCTttctaataaaacaaaataaagaagatgGTTAAGTTGTCACGGTCACGGTGTGTGTATATTGTGTCAATGTGCTTTGTTTGATGTTACTTTAGTGATTGTTATGACTTGgtcattaaatatataatttaacacAATTTCTTATAGTATTTATGGTGTGACACTTCCACTTGTACTCTTGTATTGAATTTGGTGCCTTTATCCCTATTCCCACTCTATTAAAAGCTTGGATGGCTCGGAAAATTTTACCTACCCTTTTTGCACTCCAATCCAAGTAAAACTCCAACAAAAAAGCGATGGCACTTTTTCACTCTATAAGGAATCCTCTCTTGGCACATCCGTCCCAAATCAAACACTTCTCTTCCCATCATAACTAAACCcttctgtttttattttcctccatttttttagttttgtatgGTAGAAATCATTCAACTGTTCTgatatagtttttgtttttcgtaCGAAAATGTATGTAtggttgttattatttattagtaaatatatttgaaaaaaaatattggtagtatttttgaagtttaaaatttgaatcttttaTTAGATTAATTAGGAGATTCattctcaaaattaaacattaacagatatttctattattttcaaattatatcttttattagggaaaaaaattcatatccAATAGATGTGTTTTCATGaacatacatataaaaaaacacacacttaaattgaaattttgtgatGAATCGTGGGATAATCTCTTCAAGTCATTCTCAGCCAAGGATTACAtgtttatataacaaaataaacaatagaACGCAGGCAAGATTGCACGAGTATCACAAGATTACGGTtttaaaaagtgtattttcctttttaccaacaagttatataaaaaacacaaaaaaatttaaaattataggtatattttaaagcttttaaatttttgttcaactaattcaatataatttacaCATCATCAAATATAACTAACGTCCACGTCAGCATTTAACAGTTCACTAAATTAAAGTTAACTTATGGATCACTTAGAAGTATTTAGCAAACATAAAgaccaaaatatttagattttggaaCTTCAACGACTCATAGACCAAAAGTACATTTTATTTGGGGacgtttgcaaaaataacaagaaaaattatgataatataattcatatgtcactaaattttctaaattgcaaagtttaaaatttaaaagtcgatagtTCTCTACTAGTTGTTtgaaatatctaattacttttcatatttattatatttagcatgtaaaaaaaatgtgtaatgAGATGCTTTTTccgatttttcttttattttgtcatgggatacaattttcttttcactttttatttgttaaagtCATTTTGGTGTTTGGTGTTAACAATACATATCTTTGGTCTTTATAAGCTAATAACATCctagattcaaaattaaactaagaGATCCATTCTTCTTGCTATTCTAACCAAAGCAAAATGAAGAATAGTTTAAAAAGATTGTTTAAGAAAGACGAATAACAACTTGGAATTTGGCAAACATATTCCaattagaatcaaaataagCATCCAAATAGTCTGAAGAACGAACAACGTCGCACTTCAATTTccttaaataaattttcaatatcaattaGTATTTGTAGTATCCATCCTATCTAAAAATaaaccatatatataaaaggtgAAAAATACTCGTTCATGAGCACATTTGGTATGTGAACCAACATTCATCACCAATCATGTCAATTTtttgagttataatatctTCTAAACGTTTGAGACAAgaagtgagttattatagtttgattaTAATAGTTCATGTTTGAtggtagattattttagtttggttataataatatgtatttgatgtttagactattttagtttgataagaAAGAATAGTAAACATAATAtctgaaaattaaaaaaaaatgatgaataacAAATTGAGAGTTTTGAAATAGTGCTAGCAATAAGTGGCTATTTAATGTTATTGGAGTTATTACACCACGGTTAGATCCACCTCATCCAACCTAAGTGTTACAAGTGGATTAAATTTGtgtgaaatttaaattcatagttgtttaatgtatttttgtgTCTTTTTCCCTATTTCAAAATTcgataaaatgtaaataaaaataaacaaaagaattttaattGCTTTATTatggtttaaataaataattgtttacaATAGCGTAGAaatttcatttacaaaatattgttttatggTCGTAGCTTTGAAATTAATGGTTAACAACACTAGAGAAAATTCATGTGGAACTTCAATTTCAAACGTAGAAAGATGTCACGAAGTTAATACGACTTAGTTGTAATGATTAAAGaagatatgttattttaatcctatattaatatttaatatttactatcgaattcaaaaattttatatgcTTTAAAAATTAGGTAAACAAACATGacctaaaaataattttttaaaaatttcgtaaaagaatttaaaataaactttatttctatctaaattatttaatgaagacaaacaaaattgagGGGTGGatcaaattgaaagaaagagaaaaagtatGCCCCGTGGGGGAAGAAATTGgtgaatttgaaattgagaagGGTGGATTTTGAGGAAAAATTCCATTAATGCATAATTTGATTTAGTAATGGAAAATGTAAAAgccaaataattattaattattaattatatttctagCAGactgtattttattttatattttttagatttaccGAGTTTAACTGATATGTGttttgacaaataattaaatttgtttgctgaaaattatatttgaattatgtgATTTAAACGgtctatattttgaaaacaatactTCTAtgttttcattgaattttagGTTTATGTTATTgactattattaatagaattttaaaatattatatgttgtaaatatttgtgtgaaatttgctatttttgataattctCTCTATTATGTAATATCTTAAATTatactattttataaaataataatcatataaatattttttaaaaaaattaaaatcaacaaaattaaccaaatatttacccaataaaattttgtttttttaatggttgtaaatagtttatttttttagtttgattattTAGGTCTTAGAAAGATATAATTTAGTCAAAGACATAGATGGTAGTTTCATAACCACAAGGATTACATGCAAGGTTTGAtgaaactattatttttagtcTCTACAATCACAACTATCTTCCATAActtaactaaatttttaaaaataattatattaataataaataaatgaataatagTTGATTGCGAGGTGAATAGTATTAAACacatttctaaaatgaaaatagtaggaaacatatattgaaaaatgtaaaatacgACTTTGGTATAGATTGGTTATGAAGCATGGCAATTGGGTGTGTAATATGGAAGCGccaattttgaaagaaaatacttTAGAGGGATATAAAAATATGCTAGGGGTCTctacaatttaaataaatgtggGTTTAGGGTTTCGTTTCTCATAGCCCGAAGATTCTCTTACAATTTCGAATTTCGGTAGCCATGGCGAGCACCAAAGTGCAGAGGATTATGACCCAGCCCATTGTAAGCGCACtataatgttttcatttttcttacttcCTCATTTATCTATTCCTCTGTTTTACTTATAGTTTCCGTATGTGtcacctttttgtttttacttcaTCCCGGTGTTGCTGCTGCTTCCTTGGAACTAGAACTTGATATTCAGGTTTCTTCAAAGTGTAAGTAACTTACTCCTCCAAATTTTGGTTACTTATTTCTACCTTTTCTGGtctacttttgttttgttttttctaattccAGTTTGTTTGAAACCATTGCAGAAAGCTCGTATTCAGATTTGGCTATTTGAGCAAAAGGACCTGAGGATTGAAGGCCGAATcattgtaagttttttttttttttttttgctggtttacctgtttttttctttttcttttttgctattAATGTAATGGGGatagtttgattttagttcTCTTCATAGTtggatggatggatggatggatggatACAATTTACTTTCCCATATGCTTGCTTCTCACAgtaattctattttttcagTCTAGCAAAAAGGACATCAGTGTTTAAAGTTTTTCGATGTTCTTGCTAAGGGCCTTGAACTCCTACTACGCAATCTTATAATGAACTCAACTTGGGTcaagttgaatttgaatctaatCGAATAAATTGGGATATCTTCCAGATTGTGTTaactgttttactattttgattGTCTTTTACATTGCTATCAAGTGGCAAAACACATGGTGGAAATTGGTTGAAATCAACATAGCATGAAATTGCTACTTATGTAGGCTACCAACCAACTCGCCCTAGAAATAGGAATGTGGACTATAGTAGTTCTAATTTCTCATTTCTGTAGCTTGTGATAATTAGTTGGGTCCCAGTGTGAGATAGATTGAGTCTCTAATGGAAAAAATTTTACATGCTTAAATTAAACCACCATTGGGATCACCAAAAACTAAACTTTGTTTCCATGAAGCCTCAAATTATGCCAAGGGCACATATCAATTACT
This genomic interval carries:
- the LOC101207024 gene encoding glutamate receptor 2.8; the encoded protein is MALTDFYAFHSNYRNKLVLHFRDSQDMVAATSAVVDLVKNEKVHAIIGPESSGEATFMIKLGEKAHVPIVSFSATSLSISPSHSPFFVRTAQNDSSQVQAITTIVQGFGWHDLVLIYEDTEYGRGLIPFLTDALQESNIRVSFKYAIPTSMDPYEISQHLHKMKKRQTRVFLVHVTSPFGSALFPLVEKAGMMTEGYAWLLTNTLSNCLDAMDPSVIKSMEGVLGIRPHFPASEALENFKRRWKWSAPELNIYGLWAYDTIWALAMAAERIGDVSNLGFLKGRGSDVEGKTDIANLRVSEVGPMLLKEMLNIKFKGLSGDFHLVNGHLQPSAFEIFNMIGRAERLIGYWNPEEGICQNIANKKPNEKYSTSVSKLKKIIWPGDSITAPRGWAVPADGEKFRIGVPKKQGFNEFLDVTRNPQTGELNFTGFCIDVFRAVADALPFPLPYEFELFKDDAGDNSVIYDDLLHQLAEREKNKFDAVVGDITIVASRANLVDFSLPYTDSGVTMLVPIKHNMHRSMWVFLKPLSLDLWLTTIAASIATGIVLLILEQNARRESLQPLELLCLILWFPFSSLVLPERQIVTNTRSRFVLVVWLFLAFVLMQSYTASLSSILMSDQLQPKYFSVNELISKGYYVGYQEGSFTKSMLIEQLKFNESKLKSYANVEEFHKALSKGSQNGGVAAIFDEIPYLKVFLTKYGSDFIRAGPIYRTDGFGFAFPLNSRLVPYVSRAILNVTEGEKMVAIETKYFGAGNQNQDSSNSSSDGPCLEVSSFGGLFIITGIAFLLALIDSQTFIWRKPASVAKTYYRKYVSFKEDSHSDVKDEEMDDISKSSEVSADVDHGCLDGSAGPSKHVTEDH
- the LOC101214173 gene encoding small nuclear ribonucleoprotein E, whose protein sequence is MASTKVQRIMTQPINLIFRFLQSKARIQIWLFEQKDLRIEGRIIGFDEYMNLVLDDAEEVNVKKKSKKALGRILLKGDNITLMMNSGK